In a single window of the Micromonospora sp. WMMD1155 genome:
- a CDS encoding protein phosphatase 2C domain-containing protein, with protein sequence MTLTLRYAAHSDRGLIRDGNQDSVYAGPRLLAVADGMGGMAAGDVASNIVIGAMAPLDEDVPGDALVDALRSAVGTANQQLRDTVDANPQLEGMGTTLTATLFTGSKLGMVHIGDSRAYLLRNGEFAQITKDDTYVQMLVDEGRISAEEASSHPQRSLLTRALDGRDIDPEYSVRQVLPGDRYLICSDGLSGVVSAETIGETLREYADPQQCVERLVQLALRGGGPDNITVIIADATDQDIVEATPIVGGAAARDRGMATSADDSTPAARASALSAPRPPAPEEPAASDDEPDRPKRRPVRTAAMALALLVIVGGAGFGGWTYTQRQYYVGATEEGQVAVFRGVQGQIAGMDLSTVHRRSGTRLDDLTVAAQDTVKVGIRAKNEPDAERQLAELTSDTPSNPNLKPLCPLDPTGPVGGTPSPPQAVTTPTPNGSPSADPSATPNGVVSASPTVGATDAVGATGTTTTPDVTPSDSATPALDPAGCRSPE encoded by the coding sequence ATGACTCTGACCCTGCGCTATGCGGCCCACAGCGACCGCGGTCTGATCCGTGACGGCAATCAAGACTCCGTCTACGCCGGGCCGCGGCTACTTGCCGTTGCCGACGGCATGGGCGGCATGGCCGCCGGTGACGTCGCCAGCAACATCGTCATCGGTGCCATGGCGCCGCTCGACGAGGACGTCCCAGGGGACGCTCTCGTCGATGCGTTGCGTTCGGCAGTGGGCACCGCCAACCAACAGCTCCGCGACACCGTGGACGCCAACCCACAGCTGGAGGGGATGGGCACCACGCTGACGGCGACGCTCTTCACCGGCAGCAAGCTGGGCATGGTCCACATCGGTGACTCGCGGGCCTACCTGCTGCGCAACGGCGAGTTCGCGCAGATCACCAAGGACGACACGTACGTCCAGATGCTCGTCGACGAAGGTCGGATCAGCGCCGAGGAGGCGAGTAGCCACCCGCAGCGGTCGCTGCTCACCCGCGCCCTGGACGGTCGGGACATCGACCCGGAGTACTCGGTGCGTCAGGTCCTGCCCGGCGACCGCTACCTGATCTGTAGCGACGGCCTCTCGGGCGTGGTCAGCGCCGAGACCATCGGCGAGACCCTGCGGGAGTACGCCGACCCGCAGCAGTGCGTCGAGCGGCTGGTGCAGCTCGCGCTTCGCGGTGGCGGGCCGGACAACATCACGGTGATCATCGCCGACGCGACCGACCAGGACATCGTCGAGGCGACCCCGATCGTCGGCGGCGCCGCCGCCCGCGACCGGGGCATGGCGACCTCCGCCGACGACTCGACGCCGGCCGCCCGGGCCTCGGCGCTCTCCGCGCCGCGCCCACCCGCCCCTGAGGAGCCGGCCGCCTCCGACGACGAACCGGACCGGCCGAAGCGCCGCCCGGTGCGGACCGCCGCCATGGCGCTGGCCCTGCTGGTCATCGTCGGTGGCGCGGGCTTCGGCGGCTGGACATACACCCAGCGGCAGTACTACGTGGGTGCCACCGAGGAGGGGCAGGTAGCCGTCTTCCGTGGTGTCCAGGGTCAGATCGCCGGGATGGACCTCTCCACCGTGCACCGGCGCAGCGGCACCCGACTGGACGACCTCACGGTCGCCGCTCAGGACACTGTCAAGGTCGGCATCCGGGCCAAGAACGAGCCGGACGCCGAGCGGCAGCTCGCCGAGCTGACCAGTGACACCCCGAGCAATCCCAACCTGAAGCCGCTCTGCCCGCTCGACCCGACCGGCCCGGTCGGCGGCACCCCGTCGCCCCCGCAGGCCGTCACGACGCCGACTCCGAACGGCAGCCCGAGTGCCGACCCGTCGGCGACCCCCAACGGGGTCGTCAGCGCAAGCCCGACCGTCGGTGCCACCGACGCCGTCGGCGCGACCGGCACAACCACCACACCCGACGTCACGCCCTCCGACTCGGCCACGCCGGCGCTCGACCCGGCCGGTTGCCGGTCTCCTGAGTGA
- a CDS encoding FHA domain-containing protein → MPELVITVARFGFLILLWIFVFTVVGVIRRDLFAGARSGRLVAAPRAVGASTGQAAKPAKVKRGRAAHQLVVTAGQLAGTRITLGEAQITIGRAEDSTLVITDDYASARHARLVPRDGQWYVEDLGSTNGTYLDRAKVTGPTPVPLGVPIRIGRTSLELRP, encoded by the coding sequence TTGCCGGAACTGGTCATCACCGTTGCCCGGTTCGGTTTCCTGATCCTGCTGTGGATCTTCGTGTTCACGGTGGTCGGTGTGATCCGCCGCGATCTCTTCGCGGGCGCCCGGTCCGGTCGTCTGGTGGCCGCGCCACGCGCGGTGGGGGCCTCGACCGGGCAGGCGGCGAAGCCGGCGAAGGTGAAACGGGGCAGGGCGGCACACCAGCTGGTGGTGACCGCCGGTCAGCTGGCCGGCACCAGGATCACTCTTGGTGAAGCGCAGATCACCATCGGTCGAGCCGAGGACTCCACCCTGGTCATCACCGACGACTACGCCTCCGCGCGACACGCCCGACTCGTGCCGCGTGACGGGCAGTGGTACGTCGAGGACCTCGGCTCGACTAACGGGACGTACCTCGATCGCGCTAAGGTCACCGGACCAACCCCCGTCCCCCTCGGCGTGCCGATCCGGATCGGCCGCACTTCCCTCGAATTACGGCCATGA
- a CDS encoding DUF3662 and FHA domain-containing protein gives MSSGPEEEPVSVLQRFEKRLEGLVEGAFAKVFKGVVHPVEILNAMQREAEAHKAILAGGRTLVPNRYVIDLSPFDHSRLAPYAAALAQELAQSQAEFIGEQAWTVYGDVIVEIERGEGLDTGMFRVTAEVYTGGEVAPVSAPGYDAGPPAYPAYDQGGGYGPPPGHGGGRNVRLVSGDGRTYPLQMGSTVIGRGDQANLRLPDVGISRRHARLDFDGGQVVLTDLGSTNGTMVNGQRVSAVALNPGDMVQLGTTTLTFRVDG, from the coding sequence ATGTCCTCGGGACCCGAGGAGGAGCCGGTGAGCGTGCTGCAACGCTTCGAGAAGCGTCTGGAAGGCCTGGTCGAAGGGGCCTTCGCCAAGGTCTTCAAAGGGGTGGTCCACCCCGTGGAGATCCTCAACGCCATGCAGCGGGAGGCCGAGGCGCACAAGGCGATCCTGGCCGGTGGGCGCACGTTGGTGCCCAACCGCTACGTGATCGATCTCTCGCCGTTCGACCACAGTCGGCTGGCGCCGTACGCCGCCGCGCTGGCCCAGGAGTTGGCCCAGTCGCAGGCGGAGTTCATCGGCGAGCAGGCGTGGACGGTCTACGGCGACGTGATCGTCGAGATCGAGCGAGGTGAGGGCCTGGACACGGGCATGTTCCGGGTCACGGCCGAGGTCTACACCGGCGGCGAGGTCGCCCCGGTGTCGGCACCCGGCTACGACGCCGGCCCGCCCGCCTACCCCGCGTACGACCAGGGCGGCGGCTACGGCCCGCCGCCGGGGCACGGTGGCGGTCGCAACGTGCGGCTGGTCTCCGGCGACGGCCGCACCTACCCGCTCCAGATGGGGTCCACGGTGATCGGTCGCGGCGACCAGGCCAACCTGCGTCTGCCCGACGTCGGCATCTCCCGGCGACACGCCCGGCTGGATTTCGACGGGGGCCAGGTCGTGCTGACCGACCTGGGCTCGACCAACGGCACCATGGTCAACGGGCAGCGGGTCTCCGCCGTCGCGCTGAACCCCGGTGACATGGTCCAGCTCGGGACGACGACGCTGACCTTCCGCGTGGACGGCTGA
- a CDS encoding NAD-dependent epimerase/dehydratase family protein, with product MLRWILPPMDREWRVSVALVTGSGGLIGSEAVRHFAGLGLDVVGIDNDMRRYFFGEDGSTSWSLERLGRDLGNAYTHFAVDIRDRDGLEQVFKKYGSDIAVVIHSAAQPSHDWAAKEPYTDFDVNAGGTLNMLENTRLHAIDAPFIHCSTNKVYGDRPNSLPLVELETRYELPEDHRWYEGITEEMSIDHSLHSIFGASKVAADVMVQEYGRYFDMKTACFRGGTLTGPAHSAAELHGFLAYLMRCVMEGRTYNLFGYKGKMVRDAIHSRDVLTAFEAFFRAPRSAEVYNLGGGRHSNTSHIEAFRIAEEITGREARINYVEQNRTGDHQWYVSSMARFEAQYPDWKITYDVPMILREIYEANVDKWVPQS from the coding sequence ATGCTGCGATGGATTCTGCCTCCGATGGACCGGGAGTGGCGTGTGAGTGTCGCGTTGGTGACAGGGTCGGGTGGCCTGATCGGCTCCGAGGCGGTCCGGCACTTCGCCGGCCTCGGCCTGGACGTGGTCGGCATCGACAACGACATGCGCCGGTACTTCTTCGGCGAGGACGGCTCCACCTCGTGGAGCCTGGAACGGCTCGGCCGTGACCTGGGTAACGCCTACACGCACTTCGCGGTGGACATCCGGGACCGGGACGGCCTGGAGCAGGTGTTCAAGAAGTACGGCTCGGACATCGCCGTGGTGATCCACAGCGCCGCGCAGCCGAGTCACGACTGGGCGGCCAAGGAGCCGTACACGGACTTCGACGTGAACGCCGGCGGCACGCTCAACATGCTGGAGAACACCCGCCTGCACGCGATCGACGCGCCGTTCATCCACTGCTCGACAAACAAGGTCTACGGCGACCGGCCCAACAGTCTGCCGCTGGTCGAGCTGGAGACACGGTACGAGCTGCCCGAGGACCACCGCTGGTACGAGGGCATCACCGAAGAGATGTCGATCGACCACTCGCTGCACTCGATCTTCGGCGCCTCCAAGGTCGCCGCCGACGTGATGGTCCAGGAGTACGGGCGCTACTTCGACATGAAGACGGCCTGCTTCCGGGGCGGCACCCTGACCGGCCCGGCCCACTCCGCGGCCGAGTTGCACGGGTTCCTGGCCTACCTGATGCGCTGCGTGATGGAGGGCCGGACGTACAACCTGTTCGGCTACAAGGGCAAGATGGTCCGTGACGCGATCCACTCCCGCGACGTGCTGACCGCGTTCGAGGCGTTCTTCCGGGCTCCGCGGTCCGCGGAGGTCTACAACCTCGGCGGCGGTCGACACTCCAACACCTCCCACATCGAGGCGTTCCGGATCGCCGAGGAGATCACCGGTCGCGAGGCGCGGATCAACTACGTCGAGCAGAACCGCACCGGCGACCACCAGTGGTACGTCAGCAGCATGGCCCGGTTCGAGGCGCAGTACCCGGACTGGAAGATCACCTACGACGTGCCGATGATCCTGCGGGAGATCTACGAGGCCAACGTGGACAAGTGGGTTCCCCAGTCGTGA
- a CDS encoding WecB/TagA/CpsF family glycosyltransferase: MGSPVVTTPRTKRNVLGVLVDATDYATATDAVVTAAHERRPLALTALAVHGVMTGVLDPAHNARLNSFDVVTPDGQPVRWALNLLHGAGLTDRVYGPTLTLHVLSRFADEGLPVYLYGSTEETLARLIPALERMFPALKIAGVEPSKFRAVEPGEDAEIADRIRSSGARLVLVGLGCPRQEVFAYAMRPLLDMPLMAVGAAFDYHAGLLRKPPPWMQRAGLEWFWRLGLEPKRLWRRYVILNPAYLSRLAAQKIGLWKARPPAPAHDRPATFSV, encoded by the coding sequence GTGGGTTCCCCAGTCGTGACCACGCCACGGACCAAACGCAATGTGCTCGGCGTCCTGGTCGACGCCACCGACTACGCCACGGCGACCGACGCGGTGGTGACCGCGGCGCACGAGCGTCGTCCGCTCGCACTGACCGCGTTGGCCGTACACGGTGTGATGACCGGGGTGCTGGACCCGGCGCACAACGCGCGGCTCAACTCCTTCGACGTGGTCACCCCGGACGGGCAGCCGGTGCGGTGGGCACTCAACCTGCTGCACGGCGCCGGGCTGACCGACCGGGTCTACGGGCCGACGCTGACCCTGCACGTGCTGTCGCGTTTCGCCGACGAAGGTCTGCCGGTCTACCTGTACGGCTCCACCGAGGAGACCCTCGCCAGGTTGATCCCGGCCCTGGAGCGGATGTTCCCCGCCCTGAAGATCGCCGGGGTGGAGCCCTCCAAGTTCCGCGCCGTCGAGCCCGGCGAGGACGCCGAGATCGCCGACCGGATCCGGTCCAGCGGCGCCCGGCTCGTCCTGGTCGGGCTCGGCTGCCCCCGCCAGGAGGTCTTCGCGTACGCCATGCGTCCGCTGCTCGACATGCCGCTGATGGCGGTCGGCGCGGCCTTCGACTACCACGCCGGGCTGCTCCGCAAGCCTCCACCGTGGATGCAGCGCGCCGGCCTGGAGTGGTTCTGGCGGCTCGGGCTGGAGCCGAAGAGGCTCTGGCGTCGCTACGTCATCCTGAACCCGGCCTACCTGAGCCGGCTGGCCGCTCAGAAGATCGGCCTGTGGAAGGCCCGGCCGCCGGCGCCGGCCCACGACCGGCCGGCCACCTTCTCGGTCTGA
- a CDS encoding S8 family serine peptidase, which yields MGLPRRSVLIGVATATVLAVGTPALAAEPVGVVRAAGGATAVPDSYIVVLKDSAVARDKVGDAAKRLSGRHGGTVARTYGAALRGFEVKVSASAAARIAADPAVAYVEQNHTVSIFGTQTNPPSWGLDRIDQRNLPLDSSYTYPNTASNVHAYIIDTGIRFSHNDFGGRATSGYDAVDGGSADDCNGHGTHVAGTVGGAAYGVAKGVQLVGVRVLNCSGSGTNAGVIAGVDWVTANAIKPAVANMSLGGGANSSLDNAVRNSIASGVTYGLAAGNDYGANACNTSPARTTEGITVGSTTSTDARSSFSNIGTCLDLFAPGSSITSAWYTSNTATNTISGTSMATPHVVGAAALVASANPSWTPAQVRNQLVSNATPNVVSNPGSGSPNLLLYVGSGGTTPPPPTGCTGTNGTDVSIPDAGSAVTSSITISGCGRNASSASTVAVNIVHTYRGDLVVDLLAPDGSSYRLKNSSSSDSADNVNTTYTVNVSGEAADGTWRLQARDVYSVDTGYINTWTLTV from the coding sequence ATGGGTCTTCCACGAAGGTCCGTACTGATCGGGGTGGCCACGGCGACGGTGTTGGCCGTCGGCACCCCGGCCCTGGCCGCCGAACCCGTCGGTGTGGTGCGGGCCGCGGGCGGCGCCACCGCCGTTCCGGACAGCTACATCGTCGTACTCAAGGACAGCGCCGTCGCCCGGGACAAGGTCGGCGACGCCGCGAAGCGGCTCTCCGGCCGCCACGGCGGCACGGTGGCCCGCACCTACGGCGCGGCGCTGCGCGGCTTCGAGGTGAAGGTGAGCGCGAGCGCGGCGGCGCGGATCGCGGCCGACCCGGCGGTGGCGTACGTCGAGCAGAACCACACCGTCTCGATCTTCGGCACGCAGACCAACCCGCCCTCCTGGGGCCTCGACCGGATCGACCAGCGCAACCTGCCGCTGGACAGCTCCTACACCTACCCGAACACGGCGAGCAACGTGCACGCCTACATCATCGACACCGGAATCCGGTTCTCGCACAACGACTTCGGCGGTCGGGCCACCTCCGGCTACGACGCGGTCGACGGCGGGTCGGCCGACGACTGCAACGGGCACGGCACCCACGTGGCCGGCACCGTCGGCGGAGCCGCCTACGGAGTGGCCAAGGGCGTCCAACTCGTCGGCGTCCGGGTGCTGAACTGCTCCGGTAGCGGCACCAACGCCGGGGTGATCGCCGGTGTCGACTGGGTGACCGCGAACGCGATCAAGCCGGCGGTGGCGAACATGAGCCTCGGCGGCGGGGCGAACAGCTCGCTGGACAACGCCGTCCGCAACTCGATCGCCTCGGGCGTGACATACGGCCTGGCGGCCGGCAACGACTACGGCGCGAACGCGTGCAACACCTCGCCGGCCCGTACCACCGAGGGGATCACGGTCGGCTCGACGACCAGCACGGACGCCCGCTCGTCGTTCTCCAACATCGGCACCTGCCTGGACCTCTTCGCGCCCGGCTCGTCGATCACCTCGGCCTGGTACACGAGCAACACCGCGACCAACACGATCAGCGGCACCTCGATGGCCACCCCGCACGTGGTCGGGGCGGCGGCCCTGGTGGCGAGCGCCAACCCGAGCTGGACCCCGGCTCAGGTGCGTAACCAACTGGTGTCCAACGCGACCCCGAACGTGGTGTCGAACCCCGGCTCGGGCTCGCCGAACCTGCTGCTCTACGTGGGCAGCGGCGGCACCACCCCACCGCCGCCCACCGGCTGCACCGGCACCAACGGCACCGACGTCTCGATTCCGGACGCCGGCTCGGCGGTGACCAGCTCGATCACCATCTCCGGCTGTGGCCGCAACGCCTCGTCGGCCTCCACGGTGGCGGTGAACATCGTGCACACCTACCGCGGTGACCTGGTCGTCGACCTGCTCGCCCCGGACGGCAGCTCCTACCGGCTGAAGAACAGCAGCAGCTCGGACAGCGCCGACAACGTGAACACCACGTACACGGTCAACGTGTCCGGTGAGGCCGCCGACGGCACCTGGCGCCTTCAGGCTCGCGACGTCTACTCGGTCGACACCGGCTACATCAACACCTGGACCCTGACCGTCTGA